Proteins encoded by one window of Archaeoglobus veneficus SNP6:
- the rlmB gene encoding 23S rRNA (guanosine(2251)-2'-O)-methyltransferase RlmB: MRVYGVNSVVEALKAKKANKVYLATGNRRDRLERMARRAGVPIVYVPKEKLPPDSQGVAADISPIRYHDVDYLIELCLRKNSFLLFLDGVEDPRNLGAAIRTAEFFGCAGVVIPKRRAVQVNETVVKVSAGAALHVSIARDNITNALKKAKKFGIKVIGAELDGENIENADLTPPAALVIGGEDRGISQPVRKLCDFLVKIPGRGKVGSLNLSVAAGILMYEFSKSL; this comes from the coding sequence ATGAGAGTCTACGGAGTCAACAGCGTCGTCGAAGCCCTAAAAGCCAAGAAGGCAAACAAAGTTTACTTAGCTACCGGGAACAGACGGGATAGGCTGGAGCGGATGGCAAGAAGGGCAGGCGTGCCGATAGTTTATGTCCCAAAGGAAAAACTGCCTCCCGACTCACAGGGCGTGGCAGCGGACATTTCACCCATCAGATACCATGATGTTGATTACCTCATAGAATTGTGCCTTCGTAAAAACTCCTTTCTTCTGTTTCTCGATGGTGTTGAAGATCCCAGAAATCTGGGAGCTGCGATCCGTACTGCCGAGTTTTTCGGATGTGCCGGGGTGGTTATTCCAAAAAGGAGAGCTGTACAGGTAAATGAGACCGTAGTCAAGGTATCTGCCGGTGCAGCGCTACACGTCAGCATAGCGAGGGACAACATCACAAATGCGCTAAAAAAGGCGAAAAAGTTCGGAATAAAGGTTATAGGGGCCGAACTTGATGGAGAAAACATAGAAAATGCCGACCTCACTCCCCCTGCCGCTCTCGTTATTGGTGGAGAGGACAGAGGGATATCCCAGCCTGTCAGAAAGCTCTGCGATTTCCTCGTAAAGATACCTGGGAGAGGCAAAGTCGGAAGCCTCAACCTCTCGGTAGCGGCTGGGATACTCATGTACGAATTTTCAAAGAGTTTATAG
- a CDS encoding TraB/GumN family protein, with product MSEGPKVCRPESEGMSEERVDSQEEREKRIIIVGTAHVSPKSIKDVEETIEREKPQAVAVELCMRRYLALKGEKQDIPVVDIIKRGEAHLLLFQLLLSYFQRKIGEEYGVKPGDEMLAAIKKAEEVGADVLLIDRDIAITFRRFWNSLSFVEKLKIVYNLLKGLFSKDDVDVDEMLKEDVLEVMVKEFRDIAPSAAKTLIDERDAFMAANLIAALKKYDKIVAVVGAGHKKGLERFISNPASIPPIEKLLEVKKGINVMNILGYTIVAFVIMLFIAVIATLNTGIILKAFAYWFLINGILSAIGAAIAGAHPLSILTAFCVAWLTSLNPAIAAGWVSGLVEAWKRSPTSRDIEELSKAESLSQLVRNRVFRILLVAALTNVGSIAGTIIGAWYVMQVTGIDIVEILRENFTHLLQIL from the coding sequence GTGAGTGAAGGGCCAAAAGTCTGCAGACCAGAGTCAGAGGGTATGAGCGAGGAGAGAGTGGATAGTCAAGAGGAAAGGGAAAAGAGGATAATCATAGTCGGTACAGCACACGTCTCTCCAAAGAGCATAAAGGATGTTGAAGAAACAATCGAGAGGGAAAAACCGCAGGCCGTAGCTGTCGAGCTGTGCATGCGCAGATACCTTGCCCTGAAGGGCGAGAAGCAGGACATCCCTGTTGTTGACATCATAAAGAGGGGCGAGGCACACCTTCTCCTTTTCCAGCTTCTCCTCAGCTACTTCCAGCGTAAGATTGGCGAAGAATACGGAGTAAAGCCAGGCGACGAGATGCTTGCAGCAATTAAAAAGGCTGAAGAGGTCGGTGCGGATGTCCTTCTCATAGACAGAGATATCGCCATCACCTTCAGGCGGTTCTGGAACTCCCTTTCCTTCGTTGAAAAGCTTAAAATCGTTTACAACCTCCTGAAGGGCTTATTTAGCAAGGACGACGTTGATGTGGACGAAATGCTAAAGGAGGATGTTCTCGAAGTGATGGTGAAGGAGTTCAGAGACATAGCCCCCTCCGCAGCGAAAACACTCATAGATGAGAGAGACGCGTTTATGGCCGCAAATCTGATAGCAGCACTCAAAAAGTACGACAAAATTGTCGCTGTCGTCGGAGCAGGTCATAAAAAGGGACTTGAGAGGTTTATATCCAATCCTGCATCCATCCCACCCATCGAGAAACTTCTCGAAGTCAAGAAGGGCATCAACGTTATGAATATCTTGGGGTACACAATTGTTGCCTTTGTAATCATGCTGTTCATCGCGGTCATCGCTACCCTCAACACCGGCATAATTCTCAAAGCCTTCGCGTACTGGTTCCTCATAAACGGCATCCTTTCAGCCATAGGTGCAGCAATAGCCGGAGCACATCCGCTTTCGATACTCACAGCCTTCTGCGTTGCGTGGCTCACATCCCTTAATCCGGCAATTGCGGCCGGATGGGTTTCGGGACTCGTGGAGGCGTGGAAGAGAAGCCCAACATCCAGAGACATTGAGGAACTCTCGAAAGCTGAAAGTCTTTCCCAGCTCGTGCGAAACAGAGTTTTCAGAATTCTGCTCGTCGCAGCCCTCACAAACGTTGGCAGCATAGCCGGAACAATCATTGGAGCATGGTATGTTATGCAGGTTACTGGTATTGACATCGTCGAAATTCTGAGGGAAAACTTCACCCACCTCCTGCAAATTCTTTAA
- a CDS encoding CBS domain-containing protein, which translates to MELSFSIGKIAGIEVRVHVTLFIILPIFSYLLYYNPYPYGFQDVSPESLRIALSIAASISLFVAVLIHELSHSILSMKSGIKVKGIILFIFGGVSMLEEMPKEPNKEISIAAVGPLSSLALAALSYGVAYIGVIPTFFTVFGNFNLILAIFNLIPAFPLDGGRILRGLIAKRTSFLRATQIAAETGKAFAIAMGVLGLFTSPWLILIALFIYMGASEEEKVALIENVLKKIKIADIMTPNPICVTPDMKASEVLEMMLKYKHLGYPVVEDGKLVGIVTLNDVAKAKDALVRDVMTREVVTIGPFDSAFKAFRLINEYRVGRLPVVEDGKLVGIVSRTDLVRTLEIVGAIGSE; encoded by the coding sequence ATGGAGTTATCCTTCAGCATTGGTAAAATTGCTGGAATAGAGGTCAGAGTGCACGTAACTCTCTTCATCATACTCCCAATATTCAGCTATCTTCTCTACTACAACCCATATCCCTACGGGTTTCAAGATGTCAGCCCAGAGTCGCTGAGAATTGCCCTGTCCATTGCCGCCTCGATTTCCCTATTTGTTGCAGTCCTTATTCACGAACTATCTCACTCAATTCTGAGCATGAAGAGTGGTATTAAAGTTAAAGGGATCATCCTCTTCATTTTCGGCGGAGTTTCGATGCTCGAAGAAATGCCGAAGGAGCCGAATAAGGAGATTTCCATCGCCGCTGTTGGCCCTCTATCGAGTCTCGCCCTTGCAGCCCTTAGCTACGGAGTAGCCTATATCGGAGTTATCCCGACATTCTTTACTGTATTCGGAAACTTCAATCTGATTCTCGCAATCTTTAATCTTATACCGGCATTCCCCCTTGATGGCGGTAGAATCCTTAGAGGCCTTATCGCTAAAAGGACGAGCTTTTTAAGGGCAACCCAGATTGCTGCCGAAACTGGCAAGGCATTCGCAATAGCCATGGGCGTTCTTGGCCTCTTTACGAGTCCCTGGCTTATCCTTATAGCTCTGTTCATATACATGGGGGCGAGCGAGGAGGAGAAGGTTGCTTTGATTGAAAACGTCCTGAAAAAGATAAAAATCGCGGACATAATGACTCCCAATCCTATATGTGTCACACCTGATATGAAGGCCAGCGAGGTTCTCGAGATGATGCTGAAGTACAAGCATCTCGGCTATCCGGTCGTCGAAGATGGCAAACTCGTAGGGATAGTTACTCTCAACGATGTGGCGAAGGCAAAGGACGCTTTGGTCAGAGACGTGATGACGAGGGAAGTCGTGACTATTGGCCCCTTCGACTCCGCTTTTAAGGCCTTCAGATTGATAAATGAGTACCGTGTTGGAAGACTGCCGGTCGTCGAAGATGGCAAACTCGTAGGGATAGTTTCAAGAACCGACCTCGTGAGAACACTGGAGATAGTAGGGGCGATCGGCAGTGAGTGA
- a CDS encoding PRC-barrel domain-containing protein produces the protein MISEISTLFGLRVYTDEGRYVGRVDDVVIDLERRQIRGLALGDFNRSLIDSRAPGIIIPYRLVKSVGDIVIVKDIFKFKKERKKEEPQVVEA, from the coding sequence ATGATTAGTGAAATCTCAACGCTTTTCGGGCTTCGGGTGTACACTGACGAGGGCAGGTACGTAGGCAGGGTTGACGATGTGGTGATCGACCTCGAGAGGAGGCAGATAAGGGGGCTCGCCCTCGGTGACTTCAACAGGAGCCTCATAGACTCTCGTGCACCCGGAATAATAATCCCCTACAGACTCGTAAAGTCCGTGGGTGACATTGTAATTGTAAAGGACATTTTTAAGTTCAAGAAGGAGAGGAAAAAAGAAGAACCACAGGTTGTCGAAGCTTAA
- a CDS encoding sulfite exporter TauE/SafE family protein, which translates to MIEILLFITGLMAGILGGLLGIGGCVIMLPALTFLFDYPLPFAIGTTITAVIITASSGAIGHIKMRNVDFSTARVVATTGAAGAAVGSIMFFYIANRLWLLNFVLGFAFLYVSIRMIYEGLFRRKMGAMDGKEVPGSAAAKGVIGFCIGVITGIVGLGGGYALVPSFIYLLGSPIKIAVGTSLASFISMAVVSGAFKLYQGFVDIVAAVCLGVGTAAGAQIGARLTKAVPPWVIKAIFGFVFLYVSLKFVWQGYSCLT; encoded by the coding sequence GTGATCGAAATATTATTGTTCATAACAGGTCTGATGGCCGGAATACTTGGTGGACTGCTTGGAATAGGCGGATGCGTAATAATGCTTCCTGCACTCACGTTTCTCTTTGATTACCCACTTCCGTTTGCAATAGGCACGACGATAACGGCGGTGATAATAACAGCATCCTCTGGAGCGATTGGGCATATCAAGATGAGAAACGTTGATTTTTCAACGGCAAGGGTTGTGGCCACAACTGGGGCTGCTGGTGCTGCAGTGGGCTCAATCATGTTCTTCTACATAGCAAACCGGTTATGGCTTCTGAACTTTGTGCTCGGCTTCGCTTTCCTCTACGTATCGATCAGGATGATATACGAGGGACTTTTCAGGAGGAAGATGGGGGCAATGGATGGAAAGGAAGTTCCCGGCTCAGCAGCAGCGAAAGGTGTTATAGGTTTCTGCATAGGGGTGATAACAGGAATCGTCGGACTTGGAGGTGGTTACGCACTAGTTCCCTCCTTCATCTATCTGCTTGGCTCGCCCATTAAAATAGCCGTTGGGACTTCCCTCGCATCGTTCATCAGTATGGCTGTGGTGAGCGGGGCTTTCAAGCTCTATCAGGGGTTCGTTGACATCGTAGCAGCGGTGTGTCTTGGAGTGGGAACGGCAGCAGGTGCGCAGATAGGAGCAAGGCTAACAAAAGCTGTACCTCCGTGGGTCATTAAGGCTATTTTCGGGTTTGTGTTCCTGTACGTGTCGCTTAAATTTGTTTGGCAGGGATACTCCTGCCTCACCTGA
- a CDS encoding 3-isopropylmalate dehydrogenase gives MKRITVIPGDGIGKEVMQAAMLVLEELNLPFEYVWMEAGDEAYEKYGKALPDETLEECKKSDAVLFGAAGETAADVIVRLRFELETFANIRPAKSYRGVKCLYDGVDIVIVRENTECLYKGLEFEVAEGVTEGIRVITRKGSERIARFAFELARREGRKKVTALHKANVMKKTCGLFRDVCREVARDYSDIEFNDYYIDAACMYLVMDPHRFDVIVTTNMFGDIVSDLAAGLVGGLGMAPSANIGERHAIFEPVHGSAPDIAGKGIANPSAMILTAVMMLRHFGYLDEAARVEKALEEVIVEGRTTPDLGGNLKTMEMAQEVVNKLKE, from the coding sequence ATGAAGCGGATAACGGTCATTCCGGGCGACGGAATCGGCAAAGAAGTAATGCAGGCCGCGATGCTCGTTCTGGAAGAGCTCAACCTTCCGTTTGAGTACGTATGGATGGAGGCAGGAGATGAAGCATACGAGAAGTACGGAAAAGCATTGCCGGATGAAACTCTTGAAGAGTGTAAAAAGAGTGATGCTGTCCTTTTCGGCGCTGCAGGCGAAACTGCAGCAGATGTTATCGTCAGGCTCAGGTTTGAGCTCGAAACTTTTGCCAACATAAGGCCCGCAAAGTCCTACAGGGGCGTGAAGTGCCTTTACGATGGTGTGGACATAGTCATTGTAAGGGAGAACACCGAGTGCCTTTACAAGGGGCTTGAGTTCGAAGTTGCGGAAGGTGTTACGGAAGGTATAAGGGTGATAACTCGAAAGGGCAGCGAGCGCATTGCCCGCTTCGCCTTCGAGCTTGCGAGGAGAGAGGGCAGAAAAAAGGTGACTGCATTACATAAAGCAAACGTCATGAAGAAGACGTGCGGACTGTTCAGAGACGTCTGCAGAGAAGTTGCCAGAGATTACAGCGACATCGAATTCAACGATTACTACATAGATGCAGCCTGCATGTACCTTGTAATGGACCCGCATCGATTTGACGTCATCGTAACGACGAACATGTTCGGCGACATCGTCAGCGACCTCGCTGCCGGCCTCGTAGGCGGACTCGGCATGGCTCCGTCTGCCAACATTGGAGAAAGGCATGCGATATTCGAGCCAGTCCATGGCTCGGCTCCGGACATAGCGGGTAAAGGCATTGCAAATCCTTCGGCGATGATTCTGACTGCAGTTATGATGCTTAGACACTTCGGCTATCTCGACGAGGCTGCGAGAGTGGAGAAGGCTCTCGAGGAGGTCATAGTCGAAGGGAGGACCACTCCAGACCTCGGTGGAAACCTAAAAACCATGGAGATGGCCCAGGAAGTCGTTAATAAGCTGAAGGAATAA
- a CDS encoding MEMO1 family protein codes for MRHPVVAGSFYPSNPDSLLAMLAEFVRPSPDPTIAACVAPHAGYMYSGRTAGKIYSLIPKAETYVILGPNHTGYGSMVAVSTDTWLTPLGEIEPDVEFIEAMPKVIVDMDEIAHRYEHSIEVQLPFLQYVHKDFKIVPICLGMQDEETAREVAHEILTAEERTGRKIVVIASSDMHHYLPDRTCREADAKVIDAILSMDVARYYQTIYDMQASVCGYGAIGVVMIYAKHHNCYASLVDYSTSGDVADKSSVVGYAAIAFRR; via the coding sequence ATGAGACATCCGGTTGTAGCGGGCTCGTTCTACCCGTCAAATCCGGACTCCCTGCTCGCGATGCTTGCAGAATTCGTCCGCCCGAGTCCCGATCCTACGATAGCTGCGTGCGTGGCTCCACATGCGGGTTACATGTATTCGGGCAGAACCGCGGGCAAGATCTATTCTCTCATACCCAAAGCCGAAACGTACGTCATTCTCGGCCCAAATCACACGGGCTACGGCTCTATGGTTGCCGTTTCAACAGACACCTGGCTTACTCCTCTTGGCGAAATTGAGCCAGACGTTGAGTTCATTGAGGCGATGCCAAAGGTCATCGTTGACATGGACGAGATAGCTCATCGCTATGAGCACTCCATAGAGGTACAGCTACCGTTCCTCCAGTATGTTCACAAGGACTTCAAGATAGTACCCATATGCCTCGGCATGCAGGATGAGGAGACTGCAAGAGAAGTAGCCCACGAGATCCTGACCGCTGAGGAGAGGACGGGCAGAAAGATAGTAGTCATAGCTTCGAGCGACATGCACCACTATCTGCCTGACAGAACCTGCAGAGAGGCGGATGCGAAGGTTATCGATGCCATTCTCTCGATGGATGTCGCGAGATACTACCAGACGATATACGACATGCAGGCGAGTGTCTGCGGGTATGGGGCAATAGGCGTTGTAATGATCTACGCAAAGCACCACAACTGCTACGCGAGCCTCGTGGACTACTCAACGAGCGGAGACGTTGCGGATAAGAGCAGCGTTGTTGGATATGCTGCAATCGCCTTCAGGCGATAA
- the mvk gene encoding mevalonate kinase → MKASAPGKVILFGEHAVVYGRHAVVTAINLRCYAEALKSSTFRIESPIATTSLDFEKHPYVSYAIKRFMEVKPIDGVKIKIESEIPIASGLGSSAAVTVAVLKALDAEFDAGLSDEELFELARKVELDVQGRGSGTDPFVSTYGGAWLIPERKPLDLGEFRMLIVNSGEESITSEMVAKVARLRDELGDVVERIFDVIDTISLKAFAGEGEISRLMAVNQCMLKAIGVSTKRIDEIVEELEGLGIAAKITGAGGGGSVVGVGSDEALQRAAKLFSGIIVEPEREGARVED, encoded by the coding sequence ATGAAAGCTTCGGCTCCGGGAAAAGTAATCCTCTTTGGCGAGCACGCGGTGGTCTACGGCAGACACGCTGTCGTGACTGCAATCAATCTAAGATGCTATGCTGAGGCATTAAAAAGCAGTACCTTCAGAATAGAGTCACCAATCGCCACAACATCCCTCGATTTTGAGAAGCATCCCTATGTTAGCTATGCGATAAAGAGGTTCATGGAAGTAAAGCCTATAGATGGAGTTAAAATAAAAATTGAAAGTGAGATTCCAATCGCTTCTGGCCTTGGAAGCTCTGCAGCAGTTACAGTTGCTGTTCTCAAGGCCCTCGATGCTGAATTCGATGCTGGATTGAGCGACGAGGAGCTGTTTGAGCTCGCGAGAAAAGTTGAGCTGGATGTACAGGGCAGGGGGAGCGGAACAGACCCCTTCGTCTCCACGTATGGAGGCGCGTGGCTCATTCCTGAAAGAAAGCCCCTTGATCTGGGAGAGTTCAGGATGCTCATTGTAAACAGCGGAGAGGAGTCGATAACCTCTGAGATGGTTGCAAAAGTTGCAAGACTGAGAGATGAGCTTGGAGACGTCGTCGAGAGGATATTCGACGTTATTGATACAATTTCACTCAAAGCCTTCGCGGGAGAAGGAGAAATCAGCCGCTTGATGGCCGTAAACCAGTGCATGCTTAAAGCGATTGGTGTCAGCACAAAGCGAATTGACGAAATTGTAGAAGAGCTCGAAGGACTCGGGATCGCTGCCAAGATAACCGGAGCGGGAGGAGGAGGTAGCGTTGTCGGAGTTGGTAGCGATGAAGCTCTTCAGCGTGCTGCTAAGCTATTTAGCGGCATAATTGTCGAGCCTGAAAGGGAGGGAGCGAGGGTTGAAGATTGA
- a CDS encoding isopentenyl phosphate kinase → MKIDGLRILKIGGALITDKSRGVFDRAKEDVIEKIAKEIATNPEKLILIHGVGSFGHPYVEKYNLKQDRRNVRGVAETHLACERLCCIVCKALAESGLNPAPIHPFSSFRLTDSLEFDAGFIADLVNDGFIPVIHGDMVRSHDGYEVLSGDKIAVELARVFKAEKIGFASDTAIVAGGKIVEEVTAANVDSVLAELNSETSKSDVTGGMRGKVIAILEVARASEVFIFSGLEPGNVAKFLAGEHVGTKIRL, encoded by the coding sequence TTGAAGATTGATGGCCTGAGAATTCTGAAGATTGGCGGAGCACTGATCACCGATAAATCGCGGGGCGTCTTCGATAGAGCTAAGGAAGATGTCATCGAGAAAATAGCAAAGGAAATAGCCACAAACCCGGAAAAACTCATTCTCATCCATGGAGTTGGCTCATTTGGCCATCCCTATGTGGAGAAGTACAATTTAAAGCAGGACAGGAGAAATGTAAGAGGTGTTGCAGAAACACACCTGGCGTGTGAGAGGCTCTGCTGCATCGTATGCAAAGCTCTGGCAGAATCCGGCCTGAATCCGGCTCCAATTCATCCCTTCTCGTCCTTCAGGCTAACAGATTCTCTTGAATTCGATGCCGGATTCATTGCAGACCTCGTTAATGATGGTTTCATTCCCGTCATCCACGGCGACATGGTTCGCTCACACGATGGCTACGAGGTTCTTTCGGGAGATAAAATCGCTGTTGAACTTGCAAGAGTGTTCAAAGCCGAAAAGATTGGTTTTGCGAGCGATACAGCCATAGTCGCTGGGGGTAAAATCGTTGAGGAGGTTACTGCAGCCAACGTCGATTCTGTTCTGGCCGAACTTAACAGCGAAACGAGCAAATCGGACGTTACGGGAGGTATGAGGGGCAAGGTCATCGCTATCCTCGAAGTCGCGAGGGCATCAGAAGTCTTTATATTTAGCGGCCTTGAGCCTGGAAACGTTGCGAAGTTTCTTGCTGGAGAGCACGTAGGCACCAAAATCAGGCTGTAA
- the fni gene encoding type 2 isopentenyl-diphosphate Delta-isomerase, with product MNTSNRKLDHIRICLEEEVESSYTGFEDIMLVHNALPEVDFEEIDTSVEMFGKKLSAPFIIASMTGGHPDTKEINRNLAIAVEELGLGMGVGSQRAAIEDEKLADSFTVVRDAAPNAFIYANVGVAQVKQSIEFVEKAVEMIDADAVAIHLNFLQEVIQPEGDVDAKGCIEAIKEVCEAVKVPVIVKETGAGISRSVALKLKEVGVEAIDVGGKGGTSWSGVEVYRTSDIIAKNVGLDFWDWGIPTAFSVVECGDVLPTIATGGIRSGLDAAKAIAIGAFAASAALPFLRPATQSAEEVKLELEYFLHGLKVAMFLTGCQKIEELRKAELCVFGKFKEWLELRGINTREFCLKRQGRS from the coding sequence ATGAACACGTCAAACAGAAAGCTCGACCACATAAGGATATGTCTCGAAGAGGAAGTTGAATCGAGCTACACAGGATTCGAAGATATCATGCTCGTACACAACGCCCTTCCTGAGGTCGATTTCGAGGAAATAGATACAAGCGTCGAGATGTTTGGGAAAAAACTCTCGGCTCCTTTCATCATAGCCTCCATGACGGGTGGACATCCAGACACAAAGGAAATCAACAGAAACCTTGCAATTGCAGTTGAAGAACTCGGCCTCGGTATGGGTGTTGGCAGCCAGAGAGCTGCCATCGAAGACGAGAAGCTTGCGGACAGCTTTACGGTTGTTAGGGATGCTGCTCCCAATGCCTTTATCTACGCGAATGTGGGTGTGGCACAGGTTAAGCAGAGTATAGAATTCGTCGAAAAGGCTGTTGAGATGATTGATGCCGATGCAGTTGCAATTCACCTTAACTTCCTTCAGGAAGTAATTCAGCCGGAAGGAGACGTTGATGCGAAGGGCTGTATTGAGGCGATAAAGGAAGTCTGTGAAGCTGTAAAGGTGCCCGTTATTGTGAAGGAGACCGGAGCGGGCATATCGAGAAGCGTTGCGTTGAAGCTTAAGGAGGTAGGCGTTGAGGCAATAGATGTTGGAGGAAAGGGCGGTACGAGCTGGAGCGGAGTGGAGGTTTACAGAACCAGCGATATCATAGCAAAGAACGTGGGCCTCGACTTCTGGGACTGGGGGATTCCGACTGCATTCAGCGTCGTAGAATGTGGTGATGTGCTGCCGACAATTGCGACTGGGGGAATAAGGAGTGGTCTTGATGCGGCCAAGGCCATTGCAATAGGGGCCTTTGCTGCAAGTGCTGCTCTGCCGTTCCTCCGCCCAGCCACGCAGTCGGCCGAAGAAGTTAAGCTCGAACTCGAGTACTTCCTCCACGGCCTGAAGGTTGCGATGTTCCTGACCGGATGCCAAAAAATTGAGGAACTCAGAAAGGCGGAGCTCTGTGTGTTTGGTAAGTTTAAAGAATGGCTTGAGCTGAGAGGTATTAATACCAGAGAGTTCTGCCTGAAGAGGCAGGGGAGGAGTTAA
- a CDS encoding polyprenyl synthetase family protein, with product MSIKEEVLKRSEIINRAISEYLPVKEPEGLYNAARHLINAGGKRLRPVMCLISAEAVGGDVESVIPAAVAIETIHNFTLIHDDIMDRDELRRGVPTVHVAYDEPTAILAGDTLFAEAFKILSSCNVEAENLVKASRMLADVCIEICEGQYLDMSFEKREKISESEYLEMVRKKTAVLIASACAMPAVLFGMDSYAKALWNFGIYSGIGFQIHDDVLDITGKDKIGKDWGSDIVEGKKTLIMIKAMELGVEIEIFGRGSASVEEIEEAVEKLKECGALDYARQKAQEYVERGKRELDVLPDSKAKSLLIELADYLVTREY from the coding sequence ATGTCCATAAAAGAAGAGGTACTCAAAAGGTCTGAAATCATAAACAGGGCTATATCAGAGTACTTGCCTGTTAAAGAACCGGAAGGCCTGTACAATGCAGCGAGGCACCTCATAAACGCTGGAGGGAAGAGATTAAGGCCGGTTATGTGCCTAATCTCTGCCGAGGCTGTTGGAGGAGATGTTGAAAGTGTTATTCCTGCTGCAGTGGCTATTGAGACTATACACAACTTCACTCTCATTCACGATGACATTATGGACAGAGATGAATTAAGAAGAGGAGTTCCTACAGTTCATGTTGCCTACGACGAGCCTACGGCAATTCTTGCTGGCGACACTTTGTTTGCTGAAGCATTCAAGATACTCTCTTCCTGCAACGTCGAGGCGGAAAACCTCGTTAAGGCGAGCAGAATGCTCGCAGACGTCTGCATAGAAATTTGTGAGGGGCAGTACCTCGACATGAGCTTCGAAAAAAGGGAAAAGATAAGCGAGAGTGAGTACCTCGAAATGGTAAGGAAGAAGACTGCTGTGCTTATAGCCAGCGCATGCGCCATGCCCGCAGTTCTGTTCGGAATGGACAGCTACGCTAAAGCTCTCTGGAACTTCGGAATATACAGCGGCATTGGATTCCAGATACACGACGACGTTCTGGATATAACGGGGAAGGACAAGATTGGGAAGGACTGGGGAAGCGACATCGTCGAGGGAAAGAAGACACTCATCATGATAAAGGCGATGGAGCTTGGCGTTGAGATTGAAATCTTCGGCAGAGGCAGTGCGAGCGTGGAAGAGATAGAAGAGGCCGTAGAGAAGCTTAAAGAGTGCGGAGCTCTTGACTACGCGAGGCAGAAGGCACAGGAGTACGTGGAAAGAGGGAAGAGGGAGCTGGATGTACTTCCCGATTCGAAGGCGAAGTCCCTGCTAATTGAGCTTGCCGATTACCTCGTGACGAGGGAGTATTGA
- a CDS encoding histone deacetylase family protein, translated as MVTGIVFHPKYLEHEQTPTHPERKERLAYTLDQLMEEGIFENREIVLLEPFKASESDVLAVHTPEYFEFLKRESRKGGVIDWDTSIPVGLIDVALLAAGGAIRAAKAVAEGEVDNAFAMVRPPGHHARPYTGAGFCYLNNIAIATKWLQRNGFKKILILDWDAHHGDGTQEIFYEDSSVLFISLHQMPLYPGTGYPHEYGKGEGEGYTINVPLPPGAGDECYLTVFDEIIEPVAIDFEPDFIAVSAGQDNHFTDPLTSLALTARGYAELMVRARRLAEKLCDGRLFAVLEGGYSVEKALPYTNLAIIAAMAEMDISCIREPESYADELKWRKKESAIETVRATIQEVKRIHSTYWGCFF; from the coding sequence ATGGTAACTGGAATTGTCTTCCATCCAAAATACCTCGAGCACGAGCAGACGCCGACGCATCCGGAGAGGAAAGAGCGCCTTGCGTACACACTCGACCAGCTTATGGAGGAAGGAATTTTCGAAAACCGGGAAATCGTTCTTCTCGAACCTTTTAAAGCTTCAGAAAGCGATGTTCTTGCCGTTCACACACCCGAATACTTCGAGTTTCTCAAGAGGGAAAGCAGAAAGGGCGGTGTAATTGACTGGGACACGAGCATTCCAGTTGGCCTAATAGATGTGGCTCTGCTTGCAGCCGGCGGTGCGATAAGGGCTGCAAAGGCAGTGGCAGAAGGCGAGGTGGACAACGCATTCGCCATGGTCAGGCCTCCCGGACATCACGCGAGACCGTACACGGGCGCAGGATTCTGCTACCTCAACAATATTGCGATAGCGACGAAATGGCTGCAGCGCAACGGCTTTAAGAAAATACTCATTCTCGACTGGGATGCGCACCACGGTGACGGGACGCAGGAGATATTTTACGAAGACTCTTCGGTTCTTTTCATATCTCTTCACCAGATGCCACTGTATCCGGGCACGGGCTACCCTCATGAATATGGAAAGGGTGAAGGGGAGGGCTACACAATAAACGTCCCCTTGCCGCCCGGTGCAGGTGACGAGTGCTACCTTACGGTCTTCGATGAGATAATCGAACCTGTTGCCATCGACTTCGAGCCGGATTTCATAGCTGTATCTGCAGGACAGGACAACCACTTCACCGACCCGCTGACGAGCCTCGCTTTAACCGCAAGAGGCTACGCGGAGCTTATGGTGAGGGCGAGGAGACTTGCGGAGAAGCTCTGCGATGGGCGACTTTTTGCAGTCCTTGAAGGAGGTTACAGCGTCGAGAAGGCTTTGCCCTATACGAACTTGGCAATAATAGCAGCCATGGCAGAGATGGACATCTCGTGCATCAGGGAACCGGAAAGCTATGCCGATGAGCTGAAGTGGAGAAAAAAGGAGAGTGCAATCGAAACAGTTAGAGCGACAATTCAGGAGGTAAAGAGAATACATTCCACCTACTGGGGGTGCTTCTTCTGA